In Fusarium oxysporum Fo47 chromosome VII, complete sequence, the following proteins share a genomic window:
- a CDS encoding Up-regulated during septation-domain-containing protein, translated as MAHIAEYIVSIDVDHITRPPSQSSNDLPDPPRKYQFFPQETRLPVLNSRTKGVDVEKAISTPSLPTSDRIDKLALAPSGLTKRLNQYILVRQRKISVPELGPMTAVQELAIDSPAIPGRPTPSHARSTSVPNNSFGEYQLTDTFLYISSDDKGSQSQSLGKEAPQACSQGIATVSPKCLDPPVNPKSDVPLPLLQRLQSLNYFTTRNESPRHGRINGSPQSRTASIPKSSMPDLTAPKSASTNATSCGTPATPVLAPLMEPNAAYLNLRNGSYTPPTITTEVGNASRGHRRGDLESSGTMGRGLPREGSGLGTNNDPFVQRPESRRGKSLEQKAFEPLPIGLKQADAFEQLEQSELTLLQKKAFDQELRHLDERIEYLRHTYNALRIGRRNLHSRICQYLRSSSIAKFSHELLLKQEEVLASLDASIDDWVMKLEQAENRQTRVHQKLLEHIAAAACLPVGGLTTTPEPQQTNTPASSTGDISTPLRSPSKEIFASARPLSTSPSPQRAVARVLSTVAEQSIIGKIARREPEQHVTRTASPNRADVEIICIYAGDNLAVSPLALPPTTQKNEPIEGAISLLSNFV; from the exons ATGGCTCATATCGCTGAATACATCGTCAGTATTGATGTTGACCATATAACAAGGCCACCCTCTCAGTCCTCAAATGACTTA CCCGACCCACCGCGGAAATACCAGTTCTTCCCCCAGGAGACGAGGTTGCCGGTCCTTAACAGCAGGACTAAAGGCGTGGACGTCGAGAAGGCTATTTCTACACCTTCGCTGCCAACGAGTGATAGGATAGACAAGCTCGCGCTAGCTCCCAGTGGCCTCACAAAGAGGCTCAACCAGTATATTTTGGTCCGACAGCGCAAAATCAGTGTACCAGAGCTTGGGCCTATGACAGCAGTTCAAGAACTTGCCATTGATTCCC CGGCTATTCCTGGACGCCCGACGCCCTCACACGCGCGCTCCACTAGTGTCCCTAATAATTCGTTCGGAGAGTACCAGCTTACGGACACTTTCCTTTACATCTCCAGCGATGATAAAGGTTCCCAGTCTCAGTCTCTCGGCAAGGAGGCTCCTCAGGCATGCTCTCAAGGCATAGCCACCGTCTCGCCGAAGTGCCTTGACCCCCCGGTCAATCCCAAGTCTGATGTACCATTACCCTTACTCCAGCGCCTGCAATCCCTCAACTACTTCACTACTAGGAATGAATCCCCTAGACATGGCCGCATCAATGGATCCCCTCAAAGCCGCACGGCCTCCATACCCAAGTCTTCTATGCCCGATCTCACGGCACCTAAGTCAGCATCGACCAATGCCACGTCCTGCGGCACGCCGGCTACTCCTGTTTTAGCACCACTAATGGAGCCTAATGCCGCATATCTTAACCTACGGAATGGAAGTTACACTCCTCCCACCATCACGACGGAAGTAGGTAATGCCTCCCGAGGCCACCGAAGGGGTGACTTGGAATCATCGGGGACTATGGGCAGAGGCCTACCGAGGGAGGGATCTGGCTTAGGTACCAACAACGATCCATTCGTCCAGAGACCAGAGTCGAGGAGAGGCAAGAGCTTGGAGCAAAAGGCCTTTGAACCGTTGCCTATTGGTCTGAAGCAAGCCGATGCCTTTGAGCAACTCGAGCAGTCTGAACTTACTTTACTTCAAAAGAAAGCGTTCGACCAG GAACTCCGTCACTTGGATGAGAGGATTGAATACTTGCGTCATACCTACAATGCTCTCCGCATAGGCCGCCGGAACCTCCACTCACGCATTTGCCAGTACCTGCGCTCTTCTAGTATCGCCAAGTTCAGCCATGAGTTGTTGCTGAAACAGGAGGAAGTACTTGCGAGTCTGGATGCCTCTATTGATGACTGGGTGATGAAGCTGGAACAGGCAGAGAACCGACAAACCCGCGTTCatcagaagcttctcgagcaTATTGCTGCAGCTGCGTGCCTACCTGTTGGCGGATTGACCACTACACCGGAGCCACAACAGACCAACACTCCTGCTTCTAGCACCGGTGACATATCGACTCCTTTGCGAAGCCCCTCCAAGGAAATATTCGCATCCGCTCGTCCCTTGAGCACCTCACCCTCGCCTCAACGCGCCGTAGCTCGGGTTCTCAGCACCGTCGCGGAGCAGTCTATTATCGGAAAGATAGCAAGACGAGAACCTGAGCAGCATGTGACAAGGACTGCATCTCCGAATCGAGCCGATGTGGAGATCATCTGCATCTATGCTGGTGATAATTT GGCCGTCTCTCCTCTAGCGTTACCACCAACAACCCAGAAAAATGAGCCTATTGAGGGCGCCATCTCCCTTCTCTCAAATTTCGTCTAA
- a CDS encoding Homeodomain-like protein → MTAHRRGPWSNAEDAYLMNLVQTHGPLNWVRIAQTLGSRTPKQCRERYHQNLKPTLNHDPITPEEGLQIERLVHEMGKRWAEIARRLHGRSDNTVKNWWNGSQNRRRRMDRRCAVQTHDDFYPHNPPGLSISTSALPLTSPSLRHPVFWVESPLPSPCSSESAESDISSNYITSPARQPISLHMPVELPPFHNAHSLSTLASPSSREHHECQPRLPSFAPQGQLPTAPNSPVHQESQPRKKQDSRMNLSSLLG, encoded by the coding sequence ATGACTGCTCACCGGAGAGGCCCTTGGTCCAACGCCGAAGATGCGTATCTGATGAACCTAGTTCAAACCCATGGCCCTCTCAACTGGGTACGAATCGCCCAGACTCTGGGCTCAAGAACACCGAAGCAGTGCCGCGAGCGTTATCATCAAAACTTGAAGCCAACTCTCAACCACGATCCTATTACACCTGAGGAGGGACTCCAGATTGAGCGACTAGTGCATGAAATGGGAAAGCGTTGGGCCGAGATTGCGCGACGTCTTCATGGCCGAAGTGATAATACTGTCAAGAACTGGTGGAATGGTAGCCAGAACCGCCGCAGGAGGATGGACCGTCGATGTGCCGTGCAGACCCACGATGACTTCTACCCCCACAACCCACCTGGACTCTCCATCTCGACATCGGCCTTGCCTCTCACGAGTCCAAGCCTTCGTCACCCCGTGTTCTGGGTTGAGTCTCCGCTTCCTTCACCATGCTCCTCCGAATCTGCTGAGTCTGACATCAGTTCTAATTACATCACGTCACCCGCTCGCCAGCCCATCTCGCTCCATATGCCAGTCGAACTACCACCCTTTCACAACGCACACAGCCTGAGCACACTAGCTTCGCCATCTTCCAGAGAGCACCATGAGTGTCAACCTAGGCTACCTTCGTTTGCTCCTCAAGGGCAGTTGCCTACTGCGCCTAATTCACCGGTGCACCAGGAGTCTCAGCCTCGAAAGAAACAAGATTCTCGGATGAACCTGTCCTCTCTTCTGGGATGA